Proteins found in one Mucilaginibacter gracilis genomic segment:
- a CDS encoding sensor histidine kinase — translation MKRKLGIAFTLITLSLIGIIVFQGYWTVNAYHVNKRQFDADIDSAMLRAMDHCKKDYFDSIRVVITKKLSSPDYLIRIDTTKAPDPSNVYYDIRIAHQSQRSLMMVNDPFTIRKLNLDYYKRKINFTGKESIPALLAETSFYVPNLLYHITWAMQMADMDAVMKRLRPGGDLYKVAPDTAVLHKQQEELAKQNPNPFTKTIRDTVFQNKMKELFRLRNITPRRISDSSFTKTASLLLGEHMKFMEQKKAKQTQIEAEVLRKPSALTAPIAIAPRINFNQMFKEQRDKNMPPNYPKADSIKIYRYLKRELEKANIDAPFTLNISGKKNTAKTFNTWYSETTQFPYRYHGFDFLTPNILTIDTRYTKAFFKTPQYAVMRGMMLNLTLSILLILLTGLCFTYVVRTIVEQKKLAELKDDFINNMTHELKTPIATIAVAIEGLQNFNALNDPVKTQRYLQTSREQLERLNQLVTKVLNVAAFENRDIDLHIEPVNIDAMLEGIILSEQVKTTKQVNMGYVNQSGVQTLNADKLHLNSVVLNLVDNAIKYAGNSVDVAIMVYKQGDSIVFSVKDNGIGISAEHITHVFDKFYRVPTGNVHNVKGTGLGLSYVKYIVEAHGGNIKVKSNIGAGSEFIITLPVING, via the coding sequence ATGAAACGTAAACTCGGCATAGCTTTTACATTGATAACACTATCGTTAATTGGGATAATTGTTTTTCAGGGATATTGGACGGTAAATGCCTATCATGTAAATAAACGGCAATTTGATGCCGATATTGACAGTGCAATGCTGCGGGCAATGGACCACTGTAAGAAAGATTATTTTGATTCGATACGCGTGGTAATTACAAAAAAACTATCGTCGCCTGATTATTTAATCAGGATAGATACCACTAAAGCGCCCGACCCAAGTAACGTGTACTATGATATCAGGATAGCACATCAGTCGCAAAGATCGCTGATGATGGTGAATGACCCATTCACCATCAGGAAACTTAACCTTGATTATTATAAACGCAAAATAAATTTTACCGGGAAAGAGAGCATCCCTGCATTACTTGCCGAAACATCATTTTATGTGCCAAACCTCTTATATCATATTACCTGGGCCATGCAAATGGCAGATATGGACGCTGTTATGAAAAGGCTACGGCCGGGTGGCGATTTATACAAAGTGGCACCTGATACGGCCGTGCTGCATAAGCAGCAAGAAGAACTTGCGAAACAGAATCCCAATCCTTTTACCAAAACTATTAGGGATACTGTTTTTCAAAATAAGATGAAGGAATTGTTCCGTTTGCGCAATATTACGCCAAGGCGAATAAGCGATAGTTCATTTACTAAAACAGCAAGCCTGCTGCTTGGTGAGCATATGAAATTTATGGAGCAAAAAAAAGCTAAACAAACACAGATAGAGGCCGAGGTGCTACGAAAACCATCAGCATTAACAGCCCCAATCGCAATTGCACCGCGGATAAATTTTAATCAGATGTTTAAAGAACAACGAGATAAGAATATGCCGCCAAATTACCCGAAGGCAGATAGCATTAAAATTTACAGGTATTTAAAAAGGGAGCTTGAAAAGGCAAATATTGATGCGCCGTTTACGCTAAATATCTCCGGCAAAAAAAATACCGCTAAAACGTTTAACACCTGGTACAGTGAAACTACCCAGTTTCCGTATCGGTATCACGGCTTTGATTTTTTAACTCCCAATATTTTAACTATCGACACGCGCTATACTAAGGCATTTTTTAAAACGCCGCAATACGCAGTAATGAGGGGCATGATGCTAAATTTAACCCTTTCGATATTGCTTATTTTGCTCACCGGCTTGTGTTTTACCTATGTGGTGCGCACCATTGTTGAACAAAAAAAGCTTGCCGAACTAAAGGATGATTTTATAAATAACATGACGCATGAGTTGAAAACCCCAATAGCCACTATTGCTGTTGCTATTGAGGGCCTGCAAAACTTTAATGCGTTGAACGATCCGGTTAAAACACAACGTTACCTGCAAACATCGCGCGAGCAACTGGAGCGTTTAAACCAGTTGGTTACTAAAGTGCTTAATGTTGCCGCTTTTGAAAACAGGGATATTGACCTGCATATTGAGCCGGTTAACATAGACGCGATGCTGGAAGGAATTATTTTATCCGAACAGGTAAAAACCACTAAACAGGTTAACATGGGTTATGTTAACCAAAGTGGCGTGCAAACACTCAATGCCGATAAACTGCATCTCAATAGTGTGGTTTTAAACTTGGTTGATAATGCTATTAAATATGCAGGCAACAGTGTTGATGTTGCAATAATGGTTTATAAGCAAGGTGATAGTATTGTGTTTTCGGTTAAGGATAACGGGATTGGGATTTCTGCCGAGCATATAACACACGTGTTTGATAAGTTTTATAGGGTGCCAACAGGCAATGTACATAATGTAAAAGGTACAGGCCTGGGTTTAAGCTATGTAAAATATATTGTTGAGGCGCATGGCGGTAACATTAAAGTAAAAAGTAATATTGGGGCGGGCAGCGAATTTATAATTACCTTACCTGTAATTAATGGATAA
- a CDS encoding response regulator transcription factor, whose amino-acid sequence MDKIKVLMAEDETALAHIVRESLEERNFEVVLCADGEQALKKFATYKADVLVLDVMMPKMDGFEVAKKIRESDRVTPIIFLTARSQPKDVVMGFETGGNDYLKKPFSVEELIVRIKVLLSKDRLLSNPKTIKRDKNETIAIGSFVFKPNRNIIEQGMSTHQLTARESEVLKILCEHQQETLTRQKLLTELWGDDNFFNARSLDVFITKLRKHLKADPSVQIINIRGVGYKLVW is encoded by the coding sequence ATGGATAAGATAAAAGTATTAATGGCCGAAGACGAAACGGCACTGGCGCATATAGTGCGCGAAAGTTTGGAGGAGCGTAATTTTGAAGTTGTGCTTTGCGCCGATGGCGAGCAGGCGCTTAAAAAGTTTGCCACCTACAAAGCCGATGTTTTGGTGCTAGATGTAATGATGCCTAAAATGGACGGTTTTGAAGTGGCAAAGAAAATAAGGGAAAGCGATAGGGTAACGCCTATTATATTTTTAACGGCTCGTTCGCAGCCAAAAGATGTGGTTATGGGTTTTGAAACCGGCGGAAACGACTATTTAAAAAAGCCCTTTAGTGTTGAAGAGCTCATTGTGCGCATTAAGGTTTTGCTAAGTAAAGACAGGCTATTGAGTAACCCCAAAACAATAAAGCGCGATAAAAACGAAACTATTGCAATAGGCAGTTTTGTTTTTAAACCTAACCGTAATATTATTGAACAGGGGATGAGCACGCACCAACTTACAGCGCGCGAAAGCGAGGTGCTTAAAATATTGTGCGAGCACCAGCAAGAAACACTTACCCGCCAAAAGTTGTTAACCGAACTTTGGGGCGACGATAACTTTTTTAACGCCCGCAGCCTTGATGTATTTATTACCAAACTCCGCAAACATTTAAAGGCCGATCCTTCGGTTCAAATTATAAATATTCGCGGAGTGGGGTATAAGCTGGTTTGGTAG